One window of Campylobacter sp. RM12651 genomic DNA carries:
- a CDS encoding dynamin family protein translates to MIKSVLKEYNEKYNISYEKGFLGDLKTLKNTLKNPNLMLSNKLINNIDNLCKHYNLPLQVGVIGQFSSGKSSLLNLLFKKDILATGARPVSVVATYINYGLNDLVLAEFENGLSELTNNIVNDQNEELNGLKSINIFTNNELLKDITLIDTPGLNANTTDEEFSKNLFNSFDALIWLSLAESAGKASEEKAIKELKPNIKKICLINQKDKLNEAEQLRLKNYLNEVFAKYFEKIELISCKQASENNPDSNILAFYDFLKNLNKTSIKEDNIKASLKTLNNELLGIISEIKLSLEELECKIKNYLEILAKNEFDYSGFNDEILNALKSIARTIANEFMTNFKVKNAYFYTQNDGVFHKNCFNKNEYSYKTLNPDDTFLSIFYNKDTINKQFLKIRKEINEQFLNLLDNFHKPLKEFKNALNIAKTKELDKNYNDLVNADFYAIADDFYKALDELIINDYEKALNNYELKLNKLFEKINIKALNNYENAAKLSLSFFYEKINASREFYELDSKQFKLYLPSENEIYQRLLTDCSFFEFEELLINKKEIIKLKNEYLNELNTILLKHTKSLDNRQIKLNNIKDIISNSFLTFDI, encoded by the coding sequence ATGATAAAAAGTGTCTTAAAAGAATATAATGAAAAATATAATATAAGTTATGAAAAAGGCTTTTTAGGGGATTTAAAAACCTTAAAAAACACTCTAAAAAATCCTAATTTAATGCTTAGCAATAAACTAATTAATAATATTGATAATTTATGTAAGCATTATAATCTACCATTACAAGTTGGTGTGATAGGACAATTTAGTTCAGGTAAAAGCTCACTTTTAAATCTGCTTTTTAAAAAAGATATTTTAGCTACAGGGGCAAGACCTGTTAGCGTTGTTGCTACTTATATTAATTATGGTTTAAATGATTTAGTTTTAGCAGAATTTGAAAACGGCTTAAGCGAACTTACAAACAATATTGTAAATGACCAAAACGAAGAACTAAATGGGCTTAAAAGTATTAATATTTTTACAAATAACGAGCTTTTAAAAGATATTACACTAATTGATACTCCAGGACTAAATGCAAATACTACCGATGAAGAATTTTCTAAAAATTTATTTAATTCTTTTGATGCTTTAATTTGGCTAAGTTTAGCTGAAAGTGCTGGTAAAGCTAGTGAAGAAAAGGCTATTAAAGAATTAAAACCAAATATAAAAAAGATTTGTCTAATTAATCAAAAAGATAAATTAAACGAAGCCGAGCAATTAAGGTTAAAGAATTATTTAAATGAAGTTTTTGCTAAGTATTTTGAAAAAATTGAGCTAATTTCTTGCAAACAAGCAAGTGAAAATAATCCTGATTCAAATATTTTGGCCTTTTATGATTTTTTAAAAAATCTAAATAAAACAAGCATTAAAGAAGATAATATAAAAGCGTCTTTAAAAACATTAAATAATGAGCTTTTAGGAATTATTAGTGAAATTAAACTAAGCCTTGAAGAATTAGAGTGTAAAATTAAAAATTATTTAGAAATACTTGCAAAAAATGAATTTGATTATAGTGGCTTTAATGATGAGATTTTAAATGCTTTAAAGAGTATAGCAAGGACGATTGCTAATGAATTTATGACTAATTTTAAGGTAAAAAATGCTTATTTTTATACCCAAAATGATGGGGTATTTCATAAAAATTGCTTTAATAAAAACGAATATTCATACAAAACTTTAAATCCTGATGATACATTTTTAAGTATTTTTTACAACAAAGATACGATTAATAAGCAATTTTTAAAAATTAGAAAAGAAATAAACGAGCAATTTTTAAACCTTTTAGATAATTTTCACAAGCCTTTAAAAGAATTTAAAAATGCTTTAAATATTGCTAAAACAAAAGAATTAGATAAAAACTACAATGACCTTGTAAATGCTGATTTTTACGCAATAGCAGATGATTTTTATAAAGCATTAGATGAGCTTATTATAAATGATTATGAAAAGGCTTTAAATAATTATGAGCTTAAATTAAATAAGCTTTTTGAAAAAATAAATATAAAAGCATTAAATAATTACGAAAACGCAGCTAAATTAAGCCTATCATTTTTTTATGAAAAAATTAATGCAAGTCGTGAATTTTATGAGCTAGATAGCAAACAATTTAAGCTTTATTTGCCTAGTGAAAATGAAATTTATCAAAGATTGCTTACTGATTGTAGTTTTTTTGAATTTGAAGAACTATTGATAAATAAAAAAGAAATCATAAAATTAAAAAATGAATATCTAAACGAGTTAAATACAATACTGCTAAAACATACAAAAAGCCTAGATAATAGGCAAATTAAATTAAATAATATTAAAGATATTATTTCAAATTCTTTTTTAACTTTTGACATATAA
- a CDS encoding dynamin family protein, producing the protein MQELLKNLWNDELGNLDFNYEENIFNPELAALILCANELNYKELLNLKTYKQYLNTDSFFELKMKQIAVLNSIHNNLLNPLEIIFYLEKLKLLKIKENIFTYLQNTKINSSKEFNNNFKKSQDKLENIYKNLQQILSNELKDKLDEFYTQLISKDYKIAFSGIFNAGKSSLINALLNQDFLGVSNAPETANLSVISYDENEKIKVNFYNEAEFNALKTQASLNEELNKIFNIDFVEHKSVEVKINELYDYTSANSSISIFVKDIEIHLNNEYLKNKINIIDTPGLDDVVISREQRSLEFLKTANCVLYLMTCTQALSIKDLEFLTSFAKNNPNSKLVLVLTKSDLISIDEQIKLKEYVKNRFNNELKNLDITPNYELFCVSASEFKKDNSKGEINALKAYLNDVCFNSTSSQEFINSISEKFKNLIDLEITLLTNINNSLKLDKNEYMKNIENLQNENAKKLALKQELEISLNEYLNKDYKIQAHELSFLAKNQAARIFDELNYDKNYSNEKVRNVIFQGFKDLLNGLNSSMSNKFLNDFNEIKAKLNITKDYEIIFDKNKLQEIFEEFEKIINKLDLLSDKSENAINNKLNAIYLNINLNFFNFSEQKQLANEFLKNEFFSIYHIEKININEFNDENLLSLNTQKIEKLLEIKENLK; encoded by the coding sequence TTGCAAGAATTATTAAAAAATTTATGGAATGATGAATTAGGAAATCTTGATTTTAACTATGAAGAAAATATTTTTAATCCCGAACTTGCCGCATTAATTTTATGTGCTAATGAATTAAATTATAAAGAATTATTAAATCTAAAAACATACAAACAATACCTAAATACTGATAGTTTTTTTGAGCTTAAAATGAAGCAAATTGCTGTTTTAAATTCTATTCACAATAATCTTTTAAATCCACTTGAAATAATCTTTTATCTTGAAAAATTAAAATTATTAAAAATAAAAGAAAATATCTTCACTTATCTTCAAAATACAAAAATAAATTCATCAAAAGAATTTAATAATAATTTTAAAAAAAGCCAAGATAAACTTGAAAATATTTATAAAAATTTACAACAAATTCTAAGCAATGAGCTTAAAGATAAGCTTGATGAGTTTTATACTCAATTAATTAGCAAAGATTATAAAATAGCTTTTAGCGGGATATTTAACGCAGGAAAAAGTAGCCTAATAAATGCTTTATTAAATCAAGATTTTTTAGGTGTATCAAATGCACCTGAAACAGCAAATCTTAGTGTAATTAGCTATGATGAAAATGAAAAAATAAAAGTAAATTTTTATAATGAAGCAGAATTTAATGCCTTAAAAACTCAAGCTAGTTTGAATGAAGAATTAAATAAAATCTTTAATATTGATTTTGTTGAGCATAAAAGCGTTGAAGTAAAAATAAACGAATTATACGATTATACAAGTGCAAATTCTAGCATAAGTATTTTTGTAAAAGATATTGAAATCCATCTAAACAACGAGTATTTAAAAAACAAAATAAATATAATAGATACTCCTGGTCTTGATGATGTAGTAATTAGTAGAGAACAAAGAAGCTTAGAGTTTTTAAAAACTGCTAATTGTGTTTTATACCTTATGACTTGCACTCAAGCACTTAGCATTAAAGATTTAGAATTTTTAACAAGTTTTGCTAAAAATAATCCTAATTCAAAGCTAGTTTTAGTGCTTACAAAAAGTGATTTAATAAGTATTGATGAGCAAATTAAATTAAAAGAATATGTCAAAAATCGCTTTAACAATGAGCTTAAAAACCTAGATATTACACCTAATTATGAGCTATTTTGCGTAAGTGCTAGTGAATTTAAAAAAGACAATTCAAAAGGCGAAATAAATGCTTTAAAAGCCTATTTAAACGATGTTTGCTTTAATTCTACTAGCTCACAAGAATTTATAAATAGCATTAGCGAAAAATTTAAAAATCTAATTGATTTAGAAATTACGCTTTTAACTAATATAAACAATTCTTTAAAGCTAGATAAAAACGAATATATGAAAAATATAGAAAATCTACAAAACGAAAATGCCAAAAAACTAGCCTTAAAACAAGAACTTGAAATATCGCTAAATGAATACTTAAATAAAGACTACAAAATCCAAGCACACGAATTAAGCTTTTTAGCAAAAAATCAAGCTGCTAGGATTTTTGATGAATTAAATTATGACAAAAATTACTCAAACGAAAAGGTAAGAAATGTAATTTTTCAAGGTTTTAAAGATTTATTAAATGGGCTTAACTCAAGTATGAGTAATAAATTCTTAAATGATTTTAATGAAATTAAAGCAAAGCTAAATATTACTAAAGATTATGAAATTATTTTTGATAAAAATAAATTACAAGAAATATTTGAAGAATTTGAAAAAATCATAAATAAACTTGATTTGCTAAGTGATAAAAGTGAAAATGCAATCAATAATAAATTAAATGCGATTTATTTAAATATAAATCTTAATTTTTTTAATTTTAGCGAGCAAAAACAATTAGCTAATGAGTTTTTGAAAAATGAATTTTTTAGTATTTATCATATTGAAAAAATCAATATAAATGAATTTAACGATGAAAATCTATTGAGCTTAAATACACAAAAAATAGAAAAATTATTAGAAATAAAAGAGAATTTAAAATGA
- a CDS encoding methyl-accepting chemotaxis protein has protein sequence MSFKNKIYLTLIVLLVVGYSALTYISYSTSSKTISANIERYLDDIVDKNLNYIQNFISITEQSIKETAKTLSKFDSNSKEAFVPYLENETRVLNSPMVFLAFEDGSMYDGTGWKAPFDATQRGWYKQAKQLNKTFVTDVYEDAQTKKLVMSVVSPTYDKNSNFKGALGADVTLDKVSDFSKNAGIEGGALYVLDNYGMIIGYPDQQLIGKKLVEVFPNLKPMLDEMYSKNSGKLEFELNGVKQIMDFSTIPETGWKVAAAINKEIAFKDVSNQFKTLIIASVLAIVVTIGIVILVLVYLFRPFDRLGLMMKDLAVGEGDLTKRVAINGNDEIAQIGKHVNTFIQKIQTLIANSKSTSTENASVAQELSSTSLAVGKQVEEETTIIGCATKAGEAILKDIDVTVEHAEESSKQLETASDNLDIIKNQILKLVSVLENQSLQTTELSNKLNQTSQHTEEVKNILNVINDIADQTNLLALNAAIEAARAGEHGRGFAVVADEVRKLAERTQKSLAEINTTIGVVVQSVNDACGEMEKNAQDISNISKSSVQLEEVVNENSLIVQTSISANKNSVNEYKDIAKTIRSVITQIEQINKIANSNARSVEEVAGASEHLSKMTIKLDEELGKFKI, from the coding sequence ATGAGTTTTAAAAATAAAATTTATTTAACATTAATTGTGTTATTAGTCGTTGGATACTCGGCTCTAACCTACATTAGTTATAGCACTAGTAGCAAAACTATATCTGCTAATATTGAACGCTATTTAGATGATATTGTAGATAAGAATTTAAATTACATTCAAAATTTCATTAGCATAACAGAGCAAAGCATTAAAGAGACTGCTAAAACTTTATCTAAGTTTGATTCAAATTCTAAAGAAGCTTTTGTGCCTTACTTAGAAAATGAAACTAGGGTTTTAAATTCTCCTATGGTATTTTTAGCATTTGAAGATGGCTCTATGTATGATGGCACAGGTTGGAAAGCACCTTTTGATGCAACTCAAAGAGGTTGGTATAAACAAGCAAAACAATTAAATAAAACTTTTGTAACTGATGTTTATGAAGACGCTCAAACTAAAAAATTAGTTATGTCAGTAGTTTCTCCAACATACGATAAAAACTCTAATTTTAAAGGTGCTTTAGGTGCTGATGTTACTTTAGATAAAGTTTCTGATTTTTCTAAAAATGCTGGAATTGAAGGTGGGGCTTTATATGTTTTAGATAATTATGGAATGATTATTGGTTATCCTGACCAACAATTAATAGGTAAAAAATTAGTAGAAGTATTTCCTAATTTAAAACCAATGCTTGATGAAATGTATTCAAAAAATAGTGGAAAATTAGAATTTGAATTAAATGGAGTAAAGCAAATTATGGATTTTAGCACTATTCCTGAAACTGGCTGGAAAGTTGCTGCTGCGATAAATAAAGAAATAGCATTTAAAGATGTTAGCAATCAGTTTAAAACGCTAATAATCGCAAGTGTTTTAGCTATTGTGGTTACTATTGGTATTGTTATATTGGTTTTAGTTTATTTGTTTAGACCATTTGATAGACTAGGCTTAATGATGAAAGATTTAGCAGTAGGGGAAGGTGATTTAACAAAAAGAGTTGCGATTAATGGTAATGATGAAATAGCTCAAATAGGAAAGCATGTAAATACTTTTATACAAAAAATCCAAACTTTAATAGCTAATTCAAAATCAACTTCAACAGAAAATGCAAGTGTAGCTCAAGAATTAAGCTCAACTTCACTAGCAGTAGGTAAGCAAGTAGAAGAAGAAACTACAATAATAGGTTGTGCTACTAAAGCAGGAGAAGCTATATTAAAAGATATAGATGTTACCGTTGAACACGCTGAAGAGAGTTCAAAACAACTTGAAACAGCTAGTGATAATTTAGATATTATTAAAAATCAAATATTAAAACTTGTTTCAGTGCTAGAAAATCAATCTTTACAAACTACTGAATTATCAAATAAATTAAATCAAACTAGCCAACACACAGAAGAAGTTAAAAATATCTTAAATGTTATAAACGATATAGCAGACCAAACTAATTTATTAGCATTAAATGCAGCTATTGAAGCAGCTCGTGCGGGTGAGCATGGTCGTGGATTTGCTGTGGTTGCTGATGAGGTTAGAAAATTAGCTGAAAGAACGCAAAAAAGCCTTGCAGAAATAAATACAACAATAGGTGTGGTAGTTCAATCAGTAAATGATGCGTGTGGAGAAATGGAAAAGAACGCTCAAGATATTTCAAATATTTCAAAATCTAGTGTTCAATTAGAAGAAGTGGTTAATGAAAACTCTTTAATCGTTCAAACAAGCATTAGTGCTAATAAAAATAGCGTAAATGAATATAAAGATATAGCTAAGACTATTCGTAGTGTTATAACTCAAATTGAGCAAATTAACAAAATCGCTAATTCAAATGCTAGAAGCGTAGAAGAAGTAGCAGGAGCAAGTGAGCATTTATCTAAGATGACTATTAAACTTGATGAAGAATTGGGTAAATTTAAAATCTAA
- a CDS encoding helix-turn-helix transcriptional regulator encodes MKVEEIKTFCKENNLTYKELAEKIGMSEGSLRIAIATNRISTRTIAAMNLLKKVYKLENELKDFRKLKEILSN; translated from the coding sequence ATGAAAGTAGAAGAAATAAAAACATTTTGTAAAGAAAACAATCTAACCTACAAAGAATTAGCAGAAAAAATTGGAATGAGTGAAGGGAGTTTAAGAATTGCAATTGCTACAAATAGAATAAGCACAAGAACCATAGCTGCTATGAATTTGCTAAAAAAAGTTTATAAACTAGAAAATGAATTAAAAGACTTCAGAAAATTAAAAGAAATCCTATCAAACTAA
- the purB gene encoding adenylosuccinate lyase, producing the protein MIARYSNPEMSSIWSEEAKFNAWLEVELATCKAFNKIGVIPNEDLEKLYKNAKFDIAKIKEIEEQTKHDVIAFTRALSLNLGDERKWVHYGLTSTDVVDTAQAIQLKKANEIIKANLENLLDILKEKANLYKYTPQIGRTHGVHAELTTTGLKFAYFYEEIKRNYERFINASEEIRVGKISGAVGTYANVPLEVELDICKELGLNVANISTQVLPRDLHANYISVCALIASALERFATEIRHLAKTECVEMLEYFSENQKGSSAMPHKKNPIGSENICGLSRVIRGYLITAYENINLWHERDISHSSAERIMLPDVTILLDYMLKRFSSIVKNLMIYPENMKSNLDKSYGLIFSQQVLLALIQKGLSREMAYDLVQGLTKKAWSEKLQFKELLKNSKEICEILSTEEIENAFLVDYHLKNIDKIYERLGL; encoded by the coding sequence ATGATTGCAAGATATTCAAACCCTGAAATGTCAAGTATTTGGAGTGAAGAAGCTAAATTTAATGCTTGGCTAGAAGTTGAACTTGCAACTTGCAAGGCGTTTAATAAAATAGGTGTAATTCCTAATGAAGATTTAGAAAAACTATATAAAAATGCTAAGTTTGATATAGCAAAAATAAAAGAAATAGAAGAGCAAACCAAACACGATGTAATAGCCTTTACAAGAGCATTATCACTTAATTTAGGCGATGAGAGAAAATGGGTTCATTATGGACTAACAAGCACTGATGTAGTAGATACTGCACAAGCAATTCAACTAAAAAAAGCAAATGAAATAATAAAAGCTAATTTAGAAAATCTTTTAGATATTTTAAAAGAAAAAGCAAATCTTTATAAATATACTCCACAAATAGGAAGAACTCACGGAGTTCATGCAGAGCTTACTACTACTGGGCTAAAGTTTGCTTATTTTTACGAAGAAATCAAAAGAAATTATGAGCGTTTTATAAACGCTAGTGAAGAGATTAGAGTAGGAAAAATTAGCGGTGCAGTAGGCACTTATGCAAATGTTCCACTAGAAGTAGAGCTTGATATTTGTAAAGAGCTTGGATTAAATGTAGCAAATATCAGCACTCAAGTTTTACCTAGAGATTTGCACGCAAATTATATAAGCGTGTGTGCGTTGATTGCAAGTGCACTTGAGCGATTTGCTACAGAGATAAGGCACCTTGCAAAAACTGAATGCGTAGAAATGCTTGAATATTTTAGTGAAAATCAAAAAGGTAGCTCTGCAATGCCACATAAGAAAAATCCAATAGGAAGTGAGAATATTTGTGGTCTTAGCCGTGTGATTAGGGGGTATTTAATAACTGCTTACGAAAACATAAATCTATGGCACGAGCGTGATATTAGCCACTCAAGTGCAGAGCGAATTATGCTTCCTGATGTAACGATTTTGCTTGATTATATGCTAAAAAGATTTAGTTCTATTGTAAAAAATCTTATGATTTATCCTGAAAATATGAAAAGTAATTTAGATAAATCTTATGGATTAATCTTTTCTCAACAAGTGCTTTTAGCCCTTATTCAAAAGGGTTTAAGTCGTGAAATGGCGTATGATTTAGTGCAAGGACTAACTAAAAAGGCTTGGAGCGAAAAGCTTCAGTTTAAAGAATTATTAAAAAATAGCAAAGAAATTTGCGAAATCTTAAGCACCGAAGAGATTGAAAATGCTTTTTTAGTTGATTATCATCTTAAAAATATTGATAAGATTTATGAGCGTTTGGGATTGTAA
- the groES gene encoding co-chaperone GroES produces the protein MNFTPLNKRVLIKCANETKTTASGIIIPDNAKEKPQQGEVVAVAKEISDIKIGDKVVFGKYAGSELKIDNETYLILSFEDILGIL, from the coding sequence ATGAATTTTACTCCACTAAATAAGCGTGTATTAATCAAATGCGCAAATGAAACAAAAACAACAGCTTCAGGAATTATTATACCTGACAATGCTAAAGAAAAACCACAACAAGGCGAAGTTGTAGCAGTTGCTAAAGAAATTAGCGATATTAAAATCGGCGATAAAGTAGTATTTGGTAAATACGCAGGTAGCGAATTAAAAATTGATAATGAAACATATTTAATTTTAAGTTTTGAAGATATTTTAGGAATTTTATAA
- the groL gene encoding chaperonin GroEL (60 kDa chaperone family; promotes refolding of misfolded polypeptides especially under stressful conditions; forms two stacked rings of heptamers to form a barrel-shaped 14mer; ends can be capped by GroES; misfolded proteins enter the barrel where they are refolded when GroES binds): MAKEIFYSDEARNKLYEGVKKLSDAVKVTMGPRGRNVLIQKSFGAPTITKDGVSVAKEVELKDTLENMGASLVREVASKTADQAGDGTTTATVLAHAIFKEGLRNITAGANPIEVKRGMDKACEAIIAELKALAKPVAGNRKQIAQVATISANSDEKIGQLIADAMEKVGKDGVITVEEAKSINDELSVVEGMQFDRGYLSPYFITNADKMNCELSNPLILLYDKKITNLKDILPVLETAQKNGRPLLIIAEDIEGEALATLVVNKLRGILNIAAVKAPGFGDRRKAMLEDIAILTGGTVICEEMGRTLESANAADLGSASSIVIDKDNTTIVNGAGSKDAINARINQIKAQIAETTSDYDREKLQERLAKLSGGVAVIKVGAATETEMKEKKDRVDDALSATKAAVEEGIVIGGGAALIHATNRINLNLEGDELIGANIVRRAIKAPIRQIAENAGFDAGVIVNTIETCKDENKGFDAASGEYVDMYEAGIIDPVKVERVALQNAVSVASMLLTTEATISDIKEDKPEMPMGGGMGGMGGMPGMM, encoded by the coding sequence ATGGCAAAAGAAATTTTTTATTCAGATGAAGCTAGAAATAAATTATATGAAGGCGTTAAAAAATTAAGTGACGCTGTAAAAGTTACTATGGGGCCTCGTGGCAGAAATGTATTAATTCAAAAAAGTTTTGGTGCTCCAACTATTACAAAAGATGGTGTTAGCGTTGCAAAAGAAGTTGAATTAAAAGACACTTTAGAAAATATGGGTGCTAGTTTAGTAAGAGAAGTTGCAAGTAAAACTGCTGATCAAGCAGGAGATGGAACTACAACTGCAACCGTTTTAGCTCACGCAATTTTTAAAGAAGGTTTAAGAAATATAACAGCTGGTGCAAATCCAATTGAAGTTAAGCGTGGTATGGATAAAGCTTGCGAAGCAATTATAGCTGAACTAAAAGCTTTAGCAAAACCAGTTGCAGGAAATAGAAAGCAAATCGCACAAGTTGCTACAATTTCAGCAAATAGCGATGAAAAAATCGGACAATTAATCGCAGATGCAATGGAAAAAGTAGGCAAAGATGGCGTTATCACAGTTGAAGAAGCAAAATCAATCAATGATGAATTAAGCGTTGTTGAAGGTATGCAATTTGATAGAGGCTATCTAAGCCCATATTTTATCACAAATGCTGATAAAATGAATTGTGAATTAAGCAATCCATTAATTTTACTTTATGATAAAAAAATCACAAATCTAAAAGATATTTTACCTGTGCTTGAAACTGCACAAAAAAATGGTCGCCCACTTTTAATCATTGCTGAAGATATTGAAGGCGAAGCATTAGCAACTTTAGTTGTAAATAAATTAAGAGGAATTTTAAATATAGCTGCAGTTAAAGCTCCTGGATTTGGTGATAGAAGAAAAGCAATGCTTGAAGATATTGCAATCTTAACAGGTGGAACGGTAATTTGCGAAGAAATGGGAAGAACACTTGAAAGTGCAAACGCAGCTGATTTAGGAAGTGCTAGTTCAATCGTAATTGATAAAGATAATACTACAATAGTAAATGGTGCAGGTAGCAAAGACGCAATTAATGCAAGAATTAATCAAATCAAAGCTCAAATTGCTGAAACTACAAGCGATTATGATAGAGAAAAATTACAAGAGCGTTTAGCAAAATTAAGTGGTGGTGTTGCTGTTATTAAAGTTGGTGCTGCAACTGAAACTGAAATGAAAGAGAAAAAAGACAGAGTTGATGACGCACTAAGTGCAACTAAAGCTGCTGTTGAAGAAGGTATAGTAATTGGTGGTGGTGCTGCACTAATTCACGCTACAAATAGAATTAATCTAAATCTTGAAGGCGATGAGTTAATCGGTGCAAATATCGTTCGCCGTGCAATCAAAGCTCCAATTCGCCAAATTGCAGAAAATGCAGGATTTGATGCAGGAGTTATCGTAAATACAATTGAAACTTGCAAAGATGAAAACAAAGGATTTGACGCTGCAAGTGGCGAATATGTAGATATGTATGAAGCAGGAATAATTGACCCTGTTAAAGTTGAGCGTGTAGCATTACAAAATGCCGTAAGCGTTGCTTCAATGCTACTTACAACAGAAGCTACAATAAGCGATATTAAAGAAGATAAACCTGAAATGCCAATGGGTGGCGGTATGGGTGGTATGGGCGGAATGCCTGGTATGATGTAA
- a CDS encoding complement resistance protein TraT gives MKKTILSIVGVGLMFGACASNSLELDTKLNNSIFIEPVAKSKKNIFVFAKKTLVIVM, from the coding sequence ATGAAAAAGACAATTTTAAGTATTGTTGGTGTTGGTTTGATGTTTGGTGCTTGTGCTAGTAATTCTTTAGAGCTTGATACAAAATTAAATAATAGTATTTTTATTGAACCAGTTGCTAAAAGCAAAAAAAATATATTTGTATTTGCAAAAAAAACACTAGTGATTGTAATGTAA
- a CDS encoding cation:dicarboxylase symporter family transporter — protein MSRYFKSLIFWVIVGLILGIVVGAMPPIKIEALGIENLAIWSKVFIDMFIKALKLLIGPIIFVMIILGIVGLGDIKKIGGIGVKAVIYFEVVSTLALIVGIFMARILQPGVGMNLDINALDASSVDKYVKASQGSESSFWGVLKGAIPQDLVSPFTDGKTLQVLFIALFTAFIVITLKEQDREYIKKALEVFQSFVFKILTLIMYFSPLATFGAMAYLISKFGLSSLVNMGYLLFVMLAACCVFIFGVLGIICYVAKVNIFKFIRFIAKELLIVFTTSSSESALLPLMKKLEKAGIDKSCVGLVLPTGYSFNLDCTNIYLAMSVIFLAQAFNIDISLWQEITILLILMVTSKGAVGVTGSGFIVLAGTLSSLGDNLIPVATITVLLGVDKFMSEMRACGNLCGNSVACLIVAIWNKQIDMEKFRYALDHPNDFKIQD, from the coding sequence ATGAGCAGGTATTTTAAAAGCCTTATTTTTTGGGTTATTGTAGGATTAATCCTAGGAATTGTTGTTGGAGCCATGCCTCCTATTAAAATAGAAGCACTTGGAATAGAAAATCTAGCTATTTGGTCTAAAGTGTTTATTGATATGTTTATTAAAGCATTAAAGCTTTTAATTGGACCTATCATTTTTGTAATGATTATTCTAGGAATAGTTGGACTAGGAGATATTAAAAAAATCGGCGGAATTGGTGTTAAGGCTGTAATTTACTTTGAAGTAGTAAGCACACTTGCTCTAATCGTAGGTATATTTATGGCTAGAATTTTACAACCTGGAGTTGGTATGAATCTTGATATCAATGCTTTAGATGCGTCAAGTGTTGATAAATATGTAAAAGCTTCTCAAGGTAGCGAAAGTAGTTTTTGGGGAGTTTTAAAAGGAGCAATTCCACAAGATTTAGTAAGCCCATTTACAGATGGAAAAACATTGCAAGTTTTATTTATAGCATTATTTACAGCATTTATTGTAATAACTTTAAAAGAGCAAGATAGAGAATATATCAAAAAAGCTTTAGAAGTGTTCCAATCATTTGTATTTAAAATTCTTACTTTAATTATGTATTTTAGCCCACTTGCTACATTTGGTGCTATGGCTTATCTAATATCAAAATTTGGCTTAAGCTCACTTGTAAATATGGGATATTTATTATTCGTTATGCTTGCTGCTTGTTGTGTATTTATATTTGGAGTTTTAGGAATAATTTGTTATGTAGCTAAAGTAAATATATTTAAATTCATTAGATTTATAGCTAAAGAATTATTAATCGTATTTACAACAAGCTCAAGTGAAAGTGCATTATTACCACTTATGAAAAAATTAGAAAAAGCAGGAATTGATAAAAGCTGTGTTGGTTTAGTTTTACCTACTGGATATAGCTTTAACTTAGATTGCACAAATATTTATCTAGCTATGAGTGTAATATTTTTAGCACAAGCATTTAATATAGATATTAGCTTATGGCAAGAAATTACAATTTTACTTATATTAATGGTTACTAGTAAAGGTGCTGTTGGAGTAACAGGAAGCGGCTTTATCGTTTTAGCAGGAACTCTTAGCTCATTAGGAGATAATTTAATCCCTGTTGCAACAATCACCGTTTTATTAGGAGTTGATAAGTTTATGAGTGAGATGAGAGCGTGTGGAAACTTATGCGGTAACTCTGTTGCTTGCTTAATAGTTGCTATATGGAATAAACAAATAGATATGGAAAAATTCCGCTACGCACTAGACCACCCTAATGATTTTAAAATACAAGATTAG